The proteins below come from a single Drosophila busckii strain San Diego stock center, stock number 13000-0081.31 chromosome X, ASM1175060v1, whole genome shotgun sequence genomic window:
- the LOC108606757 gene encoding protein strawberry notch isoform X3: MPKKLTNVSYTGAVATPIRLPYKQPAMAISNSNVARAASNSNVGNTGAVAAPPATSAATSGAGGGAGAVGAAAGAGTGGMKVNTHMLEKLQQLIALNPEYLTSGIPNHVMTQLFMQPMRQPQAPMQANMAAGSPGAATNAAANSAAAAAAAAAAAFSPQEEDEVDYEEMGVAETYADYWPAKLKLGKKHPDPVVETASLSSVEPCDVYYKLSVPTETINSGQLSALQLESITYASQAHDHLLPDGSRAGFLIGDGAGVGKGRTIAGIIYENYLKGRKKALWISVSNDLRYDAERDLSDIGATRIEVHPLNKFKYAKISSDANNNCKRGVIFSTYSALIGESNNKTGKYRSRFRQLLQWCGEDFEGLIIFDECHKAKNLCPVGSGKPTKTGQTVLELQQKLPKARVVYASATGASEPKNMAYMVRLGLWGQGTAFGGFNDFITAVERRGVGAMEIVAMDMKLRGMYIARQLSFKGVSFKIEEVPLSKEFRKIYDQSVELWVEAMQKFTEAAELIDAESRMKKTMWGQFWSSHQRFFKYLCIAAKVNHAVTVARESIKYGKCVVIGLQSTGEARTLDQLERDDGELTDFVSTAKGVFQSFVERHFPAPDRNRINRILGLWDETPSSSPGNRQADSLHNNNNVNSNNNNNNHSSSGNANNRCKRKGSDSAGSLNKKKKKAKRSNNSSWQFNSDSDEEAAHTTDNDEENSDDAFNDDPDNGGEDDEDEDDDDDAENDEQHEDDDSDRRSVASDASSDFNPFFSGSDSDIDPWVNARSKKSKKPQKKLTKKKKPIKKEKDIKKETSGTSTPTPTPTPTPSSSSSNSNANAGMSATVVAALNAAKSRKGTGQSTQDKIQDLLQKKQELKGTVTPVGVNGVKLNYGPPPKDAIERACTMKEELLRKIEKLGGRLPPNTLDQLIDELGGPDNVAEMTGRRGRVVQSDDGSIQYESRTESDVPLETLNITEKQRFMDGQKDVAIISEAASSGISLQSDRRVFNQRRRVHITLELPWSADRAIQQFGRTHRSNQVNAPEYIFLISDLAGERRFASTVAKRLESLGALTHGDRRATETRDLSQFNIDNKYGRQALETVMRTIMGYETPLVPPPTDYSGEFFKDIAGALVGVGIIVNSESHPGVLSLDKDYNNISKFLNRILGCPVDLQNRLFKYFTDTMTAIINQAKRGGRFDLGIVDLGAAGENVTRVRLVRFMRKHATGVAPTELHTVRVERGMIWQEAIDKYADLFNEHDGFYTSHQLRNQKRTAILVIIIEATQRNAGDNADSSSSSSKKKKPRGKKEIMCQIFRPNTGLQVRHESLAELEKKYRKVSSQEAEPHWTEQYDASVNTCSHAYWNGNCRNVSLGHDCEVGLRQRLYHVLAGSVLSVWGRVEHILNTRSNSKMQVIRMKTTEGEKIVGTLIPKSCYEPLMNDLCSDCKKKEEFNY; this comes from the exons AGGCGCCCATGCAAGCCAACATGGCCGCAGGCAGTCCAGGAGCTGCCACCAATGCAGCAGCCAACTCGGCTGCAGCGgcggccgcagcagctgcggctgctttcTCGCCACAGGAGGAGGACGAGGTGGACTATGAGGAAATGGGTGTAGCTGAAACATATGCGGACTATTGGCCAGCCAAGC TCAAGCTGGGCAAGAAGCATCCCGATCCGGTGGTGGAGACCGCCTCGCTCAGCTCTGTGGAGCCCTGCGATGTTTACTACAAGCTCTCCGTGCCCACCGAGACGATCAATAGCGGCCAGCTGAGCGCCCTGCAGCTGGAATCGATTACATATGCCTCGCAGGCTCACGATCATCTCCTGCCCGATGGCAGTCGCGCTGGCTTTCTGATCGGCGATGGTGCTGGTGTGGGCAAGGGTCGCACCATAGCAGGCATTATCTATGAGAACTACTTGAAGGGACGCAAGAAGGCGCTCTGGATATCCGTGTCCAACGATCTCAGATACGATGCGGAGCGTGATCTTAGCGATATTGGTGCCACACGCATTGAAGTGCATCCCTTGAATAAG tttaaGTACGCCAAAATTAGCTCcgatgccaacaacaattgcaagcgCGGCGTCATCTTTAGCACCTACTCCGCTCTGATAGGCGAGTCCAACAACAAGACAGGCAAATATCGCTCGCGCTTCCGCCAGCTGCTCCAATGGTGTGGCGAGGATTTTGAGGGTCTGATTATCTTCGATGAGTGCCACAAGGCCAAGAATCTATGCCCCGTCGGCTCGGGCAAACCCACCAAAACCGGCCAAACAGTGCTGGaactacaacaaaagcttCCCAAGGCGCGTGTCGTCTACGCCTCGGCCACAGGCGCTTCCGAGCCGAAGAACATGGCGTATATGGTGCGCCTAGGCCTCTGGGGCCAAGGCACTGCATTTGGCGGCTTCAATGACTTCATCACAGCTGTAGAGCGACG TGGCGTTGGTGCCATGGAAATCGTCGCCATGGACATGAAACTGCGCGGCATGTATATTGCACGTCAGCTGAGCTTCAAGGGCGTCAGTTTCAAGATTGAAGAGGTGCCGCTGTCCAAGGAGTTTCGCAAGATTTACGATCAATCCGTTGAACTTTGGGTGGAGGCCATGCAAAAGTTTACAGAGGCCGCCGAGCTCATCGATGCCGAGAGTCGCATGAAGAAGACCATGTGGGGACAGTTCTGGTCATCACATCAGCGCTTCTTCAAATATCTGTGCATTGCGGCCAAAGTGAATCATGCCGTGACAGTGGCGCGTGAGTCCATCAAATATGGCAAATGTGTCGTCATTGGTCTGCAATCAACCGGTGAGGCACGCACATTGGATCAGCTCGAGCGAGATGATGGCGAGCTGACAGATTTTGTGTCCACAGCCAA AGGTGTCTTCCAATCGTTTGTTGAACGCCATTTTCCAGCGCCAGATCGCAATCGCATTAACCGCATTTTGGGTCTTTGGGATGAGACACCGTCGTCCTCGCCCGGCAATAGGCAAGCGGATAGCCtgcataataacaacaatgttaatagtaataataacaacaataaccacagcagcagcggcaatgcCAATAACCGATGCAAGCGCAAGGGCAGCGACTCTGCCGGCTCActaaacaagaagaagaagaaggcgaagcgcagcaacaacagctctTGGCAAttcaacagcgacagcgatgAGGAGGCGGCTCATACAACGGACAACGATGAGGAGAACAGCGACGATGCCTTTAACGATGACCCAGACAATGGTGGTGAGGACGACgaggatgaggatgatgacgatgatgccGAGAACGATGAGCAGCATGAGGATGACGATAGCGATAGACGCAGCGTGGCCAGTGATGCTAGCTCTGATTTCAATCCCTTCTTCAGTGGCAGCGACAGTGACATTGATCCTTGGGTAAATGCGCGCAGCAAAAAGTCCAAGAAGCCACAAAAGAAACTCaccaagaagaagaagccaATCAAGAAGGAAAAAGACATTAAGAAGGAGACGTCAGGCACatccacgcccacgcccacgccaacTCCCAcaccgagcagcagcagcagcaacagcaatgccaaCGCCGGCATGTCCGCCACTGTGGTTGCCGCCTTGAATGCCGCCAAGAGTCGCAAGGGCACTGGACAATCGACGCAGGATAAAATACAGGATCTGCTGCAGAAGAAGCAGGAGCTGAAGGGCACAGTGACACCGGTGGGCGTTAATGGCGTTAAGCTCAACTATGGACCACCGCCAAAGGATGCCATCGAGCGTGCCTGCACCATGAAGGAGGAGCTGCTGCGTAAAATCGAAAAGCTCGGCGGCCGCTTGCCGCCCAACACGCTGGATCAGCTCATCGATGAGCTGGGCGGGCCCGATAATGTCGCCGAGATGACTGGACGTCGTGGACGTGTGGTGCAAAGCGACGATGGCTCCATACAGTACGAGTCGCGCACAGAGTCGGATGTGCCGCTGGAGACGCTCAACATAACGGAGAAGCAACGCTTTATGGATGGCCAAAAGGATGTGGCCATTATTTCAGAGGCTGCCTCCAGCGGCATTTCGCTGCAGAGCGATCGACGCGTCTTCAATCAGCGTCGGCGCGTGCATATAACGCTGGAGCTGCCCTGGTCAGCGGATCGTGCTATACAACAGTTTGGCCGCACGCATCGTTCCAATCAGGTGAATGCACCCGAGTACATATTTCTTATATCCGATCTGGCGGGCGAGCGTCGTTTTGCCTCCACCGTGGCCAAGCGCCTGGAGTCGCTGGGCGCTTTAACCCATGGCGATCGACGTGCCACCGAAACGCGTGACCTGTCCCAGTTCAACATTGACAACAAGTATGGTCGCCAAGCTCTCGAGACGGTGATGCGCACCATTATGGGCTATGAGACGCCACTGGTGCCGCCGCCCACAGACTACAGCGGTGAGTTCTTCAAGGACATTGCCGGCGCTCTTGTCGGCGTCGGCATTATTGTCAACAGCGAAAGCCATCCGGGCGTACTCAGTCTGGACAAGGACTATAACAACATATCCAAGTTCTTGAATCGCATACTCGGCTGTCCCGTTGATCTGCAGAATCGTCTGTTCAAGTACTTCACGGACACCATGACGGCCATCATCAATCAGGCCAAGCGTGGTGGACGCTTCGATCTGGGCATTGTGG ATCTTGGCGCTGCTGGCGAGAATGTGACGCGTGTGCGTCTTGTGCGCTTTATGCGCAAACATGCCACCGGCGTGGCACCCACCGAGCTGCATACGGTGCGTGTGGAGCGCGGCATGATCTGGCAGGAAGCCATCGACAA ATATGCTGATTTGTTTAACGAGCATGATGGCTTCTATACCTCGCATCAGCTGCGCAATCAGAAGCGCACCGCCATACTTGTGATCATCATTGAGGCAACGCAGCGCAATGCCGGCGATAATGccgatagcagcagcagcagcagcaagaaaaagaAGCCACGCGGCAAGAAGGAGATCATGTGCCAGATCTTTAGACCCAATACTGGGCTGCAAGTGCGCCACGAATCGCTGGCCGAGCTGGAGAAGAAATACCGCAAGGTGAGCAGCCAGGAGGCTGAACCACATTGGACTGAACAATACGATGCATCGGTGAATACCTGCTCGCATGCCTATTGGAATGGCAATTGTCGCAATGTTAGTCTAGGACATGACTGCGAG GTCGGCTTACGTCAGCGTTTGTATCATGTGCTTGCTGGCTCGGTGTTGTCCGTTTGGGGACGTGTCGAGCATATATTGAACACTCGCTCCAATAGCAAAATGCAGGTGATACGCATGAAGACCACGGAGGGTGAAAAGATTGTCGGCACCTTGATACCCAAATCGTGCTACGAGCCGCTGATGAATGATCTTTGCAGTGACTGCAAGAAGAAAGAAGAATTCAACTATTAG
- the LOC108606991 gene encoding brefeldin A-inhibited guanine nucleotide-exchange protein 3, which translates to MEDLFLLIIKESTGTKHNALRQTAQIAYDKLYRQHGMHRDPSHELRSVCFTALQMALDTKRPKFITMGLNGLHRVIKDERFYIGLEPEDDSVWLPSQLLRATNGILPTTSSEDTVVNVLRLFLAMACSPACTLNGRLLIEILSRCGECWELGSRATKAASLAAASQCLRTFCAFLIEEAEEVKKTAPAGLMTQTQASAVYNEVIPVMQWLCSRLVEPNVNNASPNKKCENPSSLYHTECILTLSSALPRNVHANPHFTSFLWQKFCPTLAAALGSPGRINLDKKFTYKDALHMIENEARGFFTGPGLDGPQARCVYLTAIQLLRIAGAHGSLRPMLEALFHRMVLLPAPLNRTEPLRCVREIFKSPERLIDLAVILYVDKHTAQGCSDEMALFRLLVDAMEECAYGASAGSATEASLQASVECMVALLDSLQVLCSGELTESMISEQIVQVVNARHEQLKDADYSGPLTYQSMARLPAPYRDAIVEFRQNVFETSSGSESDCEPAHDTQDAASNGSGDTEGPEDDEHSSSSDETSRVENRWPYSHLEAPVMPIRTDSDNDRQHARDFAKALRLDLVPKLLRLRSCVELDEAMQEFASAVCQENSMNYSDFDYNLTAINADGIYLAIYSSLLLSLQLMRAGYYDQQLSKDILVPMSEQQFVTSVQNTGVLVYLSSPWLCELYQSVIVCNVLESMTRQQLEGIGARCALVDMLCDAGGLAQTQMLSEWQHLQTATVKHSEDDQHDKRREAAKKLCRRLLTCCWDSMVIVLSAGLGDLQSSASNKLMALSKRTLRVKAKANKSSGEALYAMCLDGLHSAATLSNSLNLQHLAGKILNLLASNVCQTTGPRISASQAMSMDVVLTGGLNLGSYSADCWQSIFAVCRHVSQLEHEIFSMQNPSIAASPGSSRRDLETGEKLSNANAQDKLNLSSIPIDDDETCVDVYSFLQAPLQSPNTNITSILKVYSGTNETVLLSQSDTSKVLCALSHQAENLFNDASERLSLPSLCQFLKHLCRASRDQLYKSQLARKGAGGGGGGGGGGVTSSSTNSNGATNANGTNSNSNSSSSTRIWWPSKGWKKLDSLPMSLLLHRIGDVTLKVFRSSRPLLHVLKVWAITGPHLMDAACHRDRMISKRAIEYIHDIITALLVEQTELPYFHFNEALLKPFENLLSMDSCDVDVQDQIVACLYETVEAHRTEIRSGWRPLFGTLRNARSRMLNMSNIIDIFRVFLDSDNTLVFANAGLDCILCLLSYLEISGAGNNNGGSGNCGGAGEDMDNNAFRPTDFLHETLRFLERCSSILGFMYSMPKCPNFHSTYKIKGISYTHIIDANIPNSMENFTYFGNDYLQTKNEQYMISYRSLHIDKDAIVKIDEMDKPSGVLKVWFLLLDGLTNSLIVCPYTHQAPILQSIFKLFKNLLSTPGIDFGFYCINHLLIPMIQDWLRYVNKTGASWTQIEKNFKHCCSMTTDLVVEFIEKSASEQRRTKTRLAQIVQSNADNYNYSKLKFVTEAVGSATEQSNQLYDSSSCSSAGSEEQQQQQQHQQQSSAAHLQQKLLEAATPTKISSSATLALKQLLLVLIECAAQSQESIARISVSCLKHVILSTGMLFNESQWMIACSAIHRACTVTIAPLRQLSFAFHEKSHSFYGDCANVKVAARRDSTLEELARIYALAQQVFLADNQREPQQQAQQMAANGASSLSDDRSYSFLLYPLNNGFNSNLDNFVIRIPFKNLVVGLLANQMLLQLVAKLLLSRLKCVPQAVSTCIFDNYAAAHATGGATSSNSSSSNSNTNTSSSNSCYGVGQGTHDYDLDFRSKEILLRCVKQYLMSALEFDSRPGLKFLMQKVSNIEYAANLYKQMNSSWMIYYIALVDSHLNDIVVYNLGAEDLNFILESCSRLNTTTVKKKENFVRYLFCLQDAWNLVCELYLSNSSMHDLETAKGRKAAASAAGGQSLPLTTFNNNKSLNGNHDAGAQLEQSSEQSPSKCVQLQQQEDDSVTMTTLISEFQPKCRNNPFDTNRQAAKTDTESISPEIEQQRASSILKDSNYKRAALAQLVVASMELLRSLPHEAEDNLKLLMTPTIREAFRLVQLQGNELKVNQF; encoded by the exons ATGGAAGAcctatttttgttaattatcaAGGAGTCGACGGGCACCAAACACAATGCGTTGCGACAAACGGCGCAAATTGCTTACG ATAAACTTTATCGTCAACATGGCATGCATAGGGATCCATCGCATGAGCTGCGCTCCGTTTGTTTTACGGCTCTGCAAATGGCCTTGGACACAAAGCGGCCCAAGTTCATAACAATGGGCCTGAATGGCCTGCAT CGCGTTATCAAGGACGAGCGTTTCTACATTGGCCTAGAGCCGGAGGACGACTCTGTGTGGTTGCcctcgcagctgctgcgtgcCACCAACGGCATTTTGCCAACGACCAGCAGCGAGGATACGGTGGTGAATGTGCTGCGCTTGTTTCTGGCCATGGCCTGCTCGCCGGCGTGCACGCTTAATGGGCGGCTGCTGATTGAGATATTGTCGCGATGCGGAGAGTGCTGGGAGTTGGGCTCACGGGCCACCAAGGCGGCATCGCTGGCGGCGGCCTCCCAATGCCTGCGCACCTTTTGCGCCTTTCTCATCGAGGAGGCCGAGGAGGTGAAGAAGACGGCGCCGGCGGGCTTAATGACGCAGACACAGGCATCGGCTGTCTACAATGAGGTCATACCCGTGATGCAGTGGCTCTGCAGTCGCCTGGTGGAGCCGAATGTCAACAATGCGTCGCCGAATAAGAAATGCGAGAATCCCAGCTCTTTATATCACACCGAATGCATTTTGACGCTCAGTTCGGCGCTGCCGCGTAATGTGCATGCAAATCCGCACTTTACCTCGTTCCTTTGGCAAAAGTTCTGCCCAACGCTGGCCGCAGCACTTGGCTCACCCGGACGCATAAATCTGGACAAGAAATTTACATACAA AGATGCATTGCATATGATTGAGAACGAGGCACGTGGCTTCTTTACGGGTCCAGGACTGGATGGACCACAGGCACGTTGCGTTTACTTGACAGCCATCCAATTGCTGCGCATTGCCGGCGCTCATGGTTCACTGCGTCCGATGCTGGAGGCGTTATTCCATCGCAtggtgctgctgccggcgcCGCTCAATCGCACCGAGCCGCTGCGCTGTGTGCGTGAGATCTTCAAGAGTCCGGAGCGGCTCATCGACCTAGCGGTCATACTCTATGTGGACAAGCATACAGCCCAGGGCTGCAGCGATGAAATGGCGCTCTTTCGCTT ACTGGTGGATGCCATGGAGGAGTGTGCGTATGGCGCCAGCGCCGGCAGCGCCACCGAGGCGAGCCTGCAGGCGAGCGTGGAGTGCATGGTCGCCTTGCTGGACAGCTTGCAGGTGCTGTGCAGCGGCGAGCTGACCGAGTCGATGATAAGCGAGCAGATTGTGCAGGTGGTGAATGCACGGCATGAGCAGCTGAAGGATGCTGACTACTCCGGTCCATTGACCTATCAGAGCATGGCACGCCTGCCGGCGCCATATCGAGATGCCATTGTGGAGTTTCGTCAGAATGTGTTCGAGACCTCGTCCGGGTCGGAGAGCGATTGTGAGCCGGCCCATGATACGCAGGATGCGGCGTCGAATGGCTCGGGCGATACGGAGGGACCGGAGGATGATGAACACAGCAGCTCCAGCGATGAAACCTCGCGCGTCGAGAACCGCTGGCCCTACTCGCATCTGGAGGCGCCAGTCATGCCCATACGCACCGATAGCGACAATGATCGCCAGCATGCGCGTGATTTTGCCAAAGCGTTGCGTCTGGATTTGGTGCCCAagctgctgcgtctgcgcAGCTGCGTGGAGCTGGACGAGGCCATGCAGGAGTTCGCCTCGGCGGTGTGCCAGGAGAACAGCATGAACTACTCGGACTTTGATTACAATCTGACTGCCATCAATGCGGATGGCATCTATCTGGCCATCTACTCCTCGCTGCTGCTCAGTCTGCAGCTCATGCGGGCCGGCTACTATGATCAACAGCTGAGCAAGGATATATTGGTGCCCATGTCGGAGCAGCAGTTTGTTACCTCCGTCCAGAATACCGGCGTGCTGGTCTATCTCTCCTCGCCTTGGCTCTGTGAGCTCTATCAATCCGTCATCGTCTGCAATGTGCTCGAGTCCATGACACGCCAGCAGCTGGAGGGGATTGGCGCACGTTGTGCCCTCGTCGATATGCTCTGCGATGCTGGCGGCCTGGCCCAGACCCAAATGCTCTCCGAGTGGCAGCATCTGCAAACGGCGACAGTGAAGCATAGCGAGGATGATCAGCACGATAAGCGACGTGAGGCCGCCAAGAAGCTTTGTCGCCGTCTCCTCACCTGCTGCTGGGACTCCATGGTCATTGTCCTGAGTGCCGGGCTCGGCGATCTCCAGAGCAGCGCCTCCAACAAGCTCATGGCTCTCTCCAAGCGCACGCTCCGAGTCAAGGCCAAGGCGAACAAGTCCAGCGGCGAGGCGCTCTACGCCATGTGTTTGGACGGACTGCACTCG GCTGCCACCTTGAGCAACAGCTTGAACTTGCAGCACTTGGCTGGCAAGATACTAAATCTGTTGGCTTCCAATGTCTGCCAGACAACCGGGCCACGCATCTCCGCCAGCCAGGCGATGTCAATGGATGTGGTGCTCACTGGTGGGCTGAATCTGGGCAGTTATAGCGCCGATTGCTGGCAGAGCATCTTTGCCGTTTGTCGGCATGTCAGTCAGCTGGAGCATGAGATCTTTAGCATGCAGAATCCCTCAATTGCCGCATCGCCGGGCAGCAGTCGGCGTGACCTGGAGACGGGTGAAAAGTTGAGTAATGCCAATGCGCAGGATAAGCTAAATCTATCCTCCATACCCATAGATGATGACGAGACCTG CGTTGATGTCTATAGCTTTCTGCAGGCGCCACTGCAGAGTCCCAATACAAACATCACCTCCATACTGAAGGTCTACTCGGGCACCAATGAGACGGTGTTGCTGAGCCAAAGCGACACCTCCAAGGTGCTCTGTGCGCTCTCCCATCAGGCAGAGAATCTCTTCAACGACGCATCCGAGCGGCTCAGCCTGCCCTCGCTGTGTCAATTCCTCAAGCATCTCTGTCGCGCCTCACGCGATCAGCTCTACAAGAGTCAACTGGCACGCAAgggcgctggcggcggcggcggcggcggcggcggcggcgtcacaagcagcagcactaacAGCAATGGAGCAACTAACGCCAATGGcaccaactccaactccaacagcagcagcagcacacgcaTCTGGTGGCCCAGCAAGGGCTGGAAAAAGCTCGATTCCTTGCCCATGTCGCTGCTCCTGCATCGCATTGGCGATGTCACCCTAAAGGTGTTCCGCAGCTCCAGACCATTGTTGCATGTGCTCAAGGTTTGGGCCATAACCGGACCGCATTTAATGGAT gcTGCTTGTCATCGGGATCGCATGATATCGAAACGGGCCATCGAGTATATACACGATATAATAACGGCACTGCTGGTGGAGCAAACGGAGCTGCCATATTTCCATTTCAATGAGGCGCTGCTGAAGCCGTTCGAGAATCTGCTGAGCATGGACAGCTGCGATGTCGATGTGCAGGATCAGATTGTGGCCTGTCTGTATGAGACTGTGGAGGCGCATCGCACCGAGATACGCTCCGGCTGGCGTCCGCTGTTTGGAACGCTGCGCAACGCGCGCAGCCGCATGTTGAACATGAGCAACATCATCGATATATTCCGCGTGTTCCTGGACTCGGACAACACGCTGGTGTTTGCCAATGCCGGACTGGATTGCATATTGTGCTTGCTCTCATATTTGGAAATATCTGGCGCGGGCAATAATAATGGTGGCAGTGGCAATTGCGGTGGCGCTGGCGAGGATATGGATAACAATGCATTTAGACCAACGGACTTTTTGCATGAAACGCTGCGTTTTCTGgaacgctgcagcagcatcctGGGCTTCATGTACAGCATGCCCAAGTGCCCGAACTTCCATTCGACGTACAAGATCAAGGGCATCAGCTATACGCACATCATCGATGCCAATATACCCAACTCGATGGAGAACTTCACCTACTTTGGCAACGATTATCTGCAGACGAAGAATGAACAGTATATGATCTCGTATCGCTCGCTGCACATCGACAAGGATGCCATAGTGAAGATCGATGAAATGGACAAGCCGTCGGGCGTGCTCAAGGTGTGGTTTCTGCTCCTGGACGGACTGACCAACTCGCTCATTGTCTGCCCGTATACACACCAGGCGCCCATACTCCAAAGCATCTTTAAGTTGTTCAAGAATCTGCTGAGCACGCCGGGCATTGACTTTGGCTTCTATTGCATCAATCATTTGCTTATACCCATGATACAGGATTGGCTGCGCTATGTGAACAAAACGGGCGCCAGCTGGACGCAGATTGAGAAGAACTTCAAGCACTGCTGCAGCATGACCACAGATTTGGTTGTGGAGTTCATTGAGAAATCTGCCAGCGAGCAGCGACGCACCAAGACGCGCTTGGCGCAGATTGTGCAGTCCAATGCGGATAATTATAACTACTCCAAGCTCAAGTTTGTCACCGAGGCAGTTGGTAGCGCTACCGAGCAGTCCAATCAGCTctacgacagcagcagctgcagctcagcgggcagcgaggagcagcagcagcagcagcagcaccaacaacaaagcagcgctgctcacttacaacaaaagctgctggaggctgccacgcccaccaaaaTAAGCAGCTCCGCTACTTTGGcgctaaagcagctgctgctggtgctgatCGAATGCGCTGCACAGTCGCAAGAGTCCATAGCAAGAATCTCGGTGTCCTGCTTGAAGCATGTCATCCTCTCCACGGGCATGTTGTTCAACGAATCCCAATGGATGATTGCCTGCTCGGCCATACATCGGGCCTGCACTGTCACCATTGCGCCACTGCGTCAACTGAGCTTCGCCTTTCACGAGAAGTCGCACAGCTTCTATGGCGACTGCGCCAACGTTAAGGTGGCGGCGCGGCGGGACAGCACGCTGGAGGAGCTGGCACGCATCTATGCGCTGGCCCAGCAGGTCTTCCTGGCCGACAATCAGCgcgagccgcagcagcaggcgcagcagaTGGCAGCCAATGGGGCCAGCAGCTTGTCCGATGATCGCAGCTATTCCTTTCTGCTGTATCCGTTGAACAATGGCTTCAATTCGAACTTGGATAACTTTGTCATACGCATTCCGTTTAAGAATCTAGTGGTGGGTCTGCTGGCCaatcaaatgctgctgcagctcgtagccaagttgctgctgtcgcgaCTCAAGTGCGTGCCCCAAGCCGTCTCCACTTGCATATTTGATAATTATGCCGCTGCGCATGCCACAGGCGGCGCCAccagctccaactccagctccagcaacagcaacaccaacaccagcagcagcaacagttgctatGGCGTCGGCCAAGGCACGCACGACTACGATTTGGACTTTCGCTCCAAGGAGATTTTGCTGCGCTGCGTCAAGCAGTATCTAATGTCGGCGCTGGAGTTCGACTCGCGTCCCGGACTCAAGTTCCTCATGCAAAAGGTCAGCAACATTGAGTACGCGGCCAATTTGTACAAGCAAATGAACTCCAGCTGGATGATCTACTACATAGCGCTGGTGGACTCGCACCTGAACGACATTGTGGTTTACAATCTGGGCGCCGAGGATCTCAATTTCATATTGGAGTCCTGCTCGCGTCTGAACACCACAACGGTCAAGAAGAAGGAGAACTTTGTGCGCTACTTGTTTTGCCTGCAGGACGCTTGGAATTTGGTCTGTGAGCTCTATCTGAGCAACTCCAGCATGCATGATCTGGAGACTGCCAAGGGGCGcaaggcggcggcgtcggcggcgggGGGACAGTCGCTGCCGCTCACTAcgttcaacaacaacaaatcgctGAATGGCAATCACGATGCGGGCGCTCAGCTGGAGCAGTCGAGCGAGCAGTCGCCCAGCAAgtgtgtgcagctgcagcagcaggaggaTGATAGTGTCACCATGACTACGTTGATTAGCGAATTCCAGCCCAAGTGCCGCAACAATCCGTTCGATACGAATCGCCAGGCCGCCAAGACGGACACCGAATCCATATCACCGGAAATTGAGCAGCAACGCGCCAGCAGCATATTGAAGGATTCGAATTATAAGCGCGCTGCATTGGCTCAACTGGTGGTCGCTTCCATGGAGCTGCTGCGCTCACTGCCCCACGAGGCCGAGGACAATCTGAAGCTGCTCATGACTCCGACCATACGCGAGGCGTTCCGCCTGGTCCAGCTGCAGGGCAATGAGCTAAAGGTTAATCAATTTTAG
- the LOC108606011 gene encoding malignant T-cell-amplified sequence 1 homolog has protein sequence MFKKFEEKDSISSIQQLKSSVQKGIRAKLLDAYPKLETHIDLILPKKDSYRIAKCHDHIELLLNGTGEQVFFRHRDGPWMPTLRLLHKFPYFVTMEQVDKGAIRFVLSGANVMCPGLTSPGACMTAADKGTVVAIMAEGKEHALAIGLLTLSTEEIQKVNKGIGIETYHFLNDGLWKSKPVK, from the exons atgtttaaaaa ATTCGAGGAAAAGGACAGCATCTCGTCGATTCAGCAGCTAAAGTCATCCGTACAGAAAGGCATACGTGCCAAGCTGCTGGACGCATATCCCAAATTGGAGACACACATCGATTTAATACTCCCCAAAAAGGACTCGTATCGCATTGCAAAATG CCATGATCATATTGAATTATTGCTAAATGGCACCGGCGAGCAGGTGTTCTTTCGCCATCGTGATGGTCCCTGGATGCCAACGCTGCGTCTATTGCACAAGTTCCCTTATTTTGTGACCATGGAGCAGGTGGACAAAGGTGCCATACGCTTTGTCCTAAGTGGCGCCAATGTTATGTGCCCAGGTCTCACATCCCCGGGTGCTTGCATGACAGCGGCGGATAAGGGCACCGTGGTGGCCATTATGGCTGAGGGCAAAGAGCATGCGCTAGCCATTGGACTGCTCACACTATCCACAGAAGAAAT ccaAAAAGTCAACAAAGGCATTGGCATCGAAACGTATCATTTTTTGAACGATGGCCTGTGGAAGTCGAAGCCAGTTAAATAA